From the genome of Micromonospora lupini:
GTGTGCCCGCTGGCCGGGGCCCCATCGGTGCCGGCGAGCAGGACGCCGGTGGTGGTGGCGATCGCGAGGGCCGCGGCGGAGGCGGCGACGATCTGGTACGGGCGCTCGGTCGCGAGGCGACGAAGCTGACGCTGCAGGGTGTGCTTCACGGGGTCCTCCACGGTTCGGGGGGAGAGCGGCACACCGGGCGCGGTCGGTGTCCGGGCAGGCGCCAGCGCGCGGACCGTGGTCCGCGGGTGGTGAACCGCTCAGGGGATCGCCCGGCGCGGCCGGGCGGGAGAGGCGGCGACCCGGGGGGTCAGCTCACCGTCACGAGGCGGATGAGCGGGGGTGCCGCGACGCCGTGGAGGCGTGGGACCAACCGAGGGGTGGAGAGGTGCTGCACGAGGATGGAACTCCTTCCGTCACCGCCTACCGGGTTAGCTGACGGATTCGGGCGGGAAGATCGCCCTACCGCGGGCCGTGGCTCGCGGATTCACCCCGGACTTACTGTGGGTCCCCGGTTCGTTGATCACGATTGAGCGGGTCGGCGCGGCGTCGCATCCTGCGATCGGTTACCGCACCGGACGGGACGACAGTACTGGCCGACGCTCACCCTGCCAAGCGGTGCCCACCTGCGTAAACATCGTCTGGTGCGACAATTTCTGCGCGTATTGCCGCTGACGTGACTCGATGGGACAACCGGTTACCGAGGCGTCCGTGGGTGACAACCGGACAGGTCGCCGGAAACGCCTCGACAATTGCGGGAACAATGGCCACCGATCGGGCCGGTCGCCCGATTTTCGCTGGCGGTGACCGGCCTCACATAACAGATCGGGCTCAACCCGCCCGGACGGGACGCCAGCGCGCCACAACGGCCGGACGCGACGCCCCGGTCGTCGCGCGACGGGACGGCACCGGGGTCGGCAACAGCCGGGCCGTCGCCGCGTACGCCTCCTCGGCGAGGGTGCGCGCCGACTCGGCGGCCAGCTCCGCGTCCCGCCAGGCGGACCGCTCCCGCTCGGCTGCTGCCCGGTGGTCGGCCAGCCGCGCGTCACGGATCACCCGGGTGAGAAGCACCTCCTGCTCGACCGGGTGCCGGCGGGGATCCCAGCCGCGCCGGTGCCCGAACACGTCCGCGAGCTGAGCCATGGTCAACTCTCCACGCCAGTGCGCGGCCATCGCGGCACGGTGCAGGTAGCGCTCCCGGGCGGCGTACTCGGCGGGGGTGTGCGGGGTACGCGGGGGCGGCAGCGCACCGGCGGTGGCGAGGCGGCGGGCGGTGGTGTCCGCGTCGTCGTACCGGGACCAGGCCCGCTGCGCCTCTTCCTGAGTGATCAGCCAGTCAGCGCGTCGTCGTCGGGCGGTCTGCGCGGCGCGGGACGCGGCCACGGCCACCTCCTCGGCGTACCGGCGCAGGTCGGCGACCTCGGCGGCGGCCACCTCGCGGGCGGTGGGCGCCGGCGGCGGCGGCTCGGCTGCCGGCGAGTCCCGCTCGGGACGGGCCACCAGCACGGCGAGGACGGTAAGCGCCAGCAGGAACAGGGCCGACCAGATGGCGGCAGCCTGGGGCACCTCGGTCAGGAACTGATAGAACACGACGGTTTTCATGGTCGGCACCTCGGAGGCACGTTGCGATGGGGAAGCCGAACGAGGGTCGTGGCCCACGGATCGGCTGGTGCGGAGTTGGTGTGTCGACAGGTGCGGTAGCGGGACGCTCAGCCCGGCGTCTCGGTGCCCCGGTCTGACAGCTCGGCGCTTCCGTGTCGAGCATTGACCCGGAGGCGTCAGTGGCCGGCGTGGGTCAGCGGCCCGGGTGGGGTCAGCGGCCCGGGTGGCTCAGCCGCCCGGTGTGCTGCGCTGCTCCGGTGGGGCCCGGGGCGCTCGGCTGGCCGAGGTGTCGACGCGGGGTGACCAGTCGGATGTGGCACGCACGGACGCCACGCCTGTTGGCGCGGAGGGCAGGTCGCCCGGACGTCCGTGCAGCGCAGGCGGCAGGTCGGCCGACCACGCCGAGCCTGCTTCGCGCACGGTGGCGCTGTCGCGGACGGCCAGGCTGTCGACCGTGGCGCTGTCGCAGGCGGCGCGGGTGGCGCTGTCACGGGTGGCCGTGCCGTCGATGGTGGGCCTCGCCGGCCGGGTGTCGGTCACGGCGGGCTGGTCGGACGCGACGGGCGGCTCGACTGTGAGCGTCGACGCCGCGGCGGCCGGCGCGGGCGACCCGGGAGGGGACGTGGCGGCGCCGATGGCCAGGGCGGCGATGACAGCGAAGCTGGTCAGCACCCGTGTCGCCCAGCGCGCCACCCACCACAGGGGACAGGTGAGCGCGACCGGAAGCACGTTCCCACGCTACCGCCGACCGCGACCCCGCGCATCGACGCCGGGCGTGTCGGCCCGCGCCGCGCCGACCGCTTCTGACCAGGGTGGACCTGTCAGCGCAGGTCGACGTACGACGATCGCTCGTCGGTCTGGCCGGTGCCGCCGCCTGCGGTGTCGGCCGGGGCCCTGCCAGCTTCGGCGCCGTGGGCAGCGGCGCCCTGGGCAGCGGCGCCGGGGGCAGCGGCGCCGGGGGCAGCAGCGCCGCCGGCCACGGCGTCGGTGGTGTCGGTGTCGCCGGCTCGCTGCTGGGGGACGACAGGTGGTCGCCTCGGGCGGCGCGGCGCGAGCCGGCGCATCATCGGGGTCTCGACGAAGCGGTGCAGCAACCCGGCGAGGACCAGGTTCACCAGCAGGAACCCGAGCACCACCGCCGGGCCGCGCCAGCCCCGGAAGCCGGTCCCCCAGTCACCGGTGAGTCGCAGCACGCTCGTCATGACCAGCACGTGCACCAGGTAGAAGGCGAAGGAGACCTCGCCGAGCCAGACCAGCGGGCGGGAGCGCCACGGCGAGCGCCGGCCGCGCACGTCCGCGTCGGCGGCAGCGGTGATCACCAGCAGGTACGCGGCGGCGAGCAGTGTGGTCCACCACTGGGCGGGGACCCACTGCGCGGCGACCACCCAGGTGACCACGAAGATCGCGGTGGCCGCCGTGAGCCGTGGCCCGCGCCAGAGGCCGCGCAGCATCAGTTCCGCAGCCACCGCGCCCAGCCAGAACTCCAGCGACCGCACCGGCGGGAAGATCTGGGTGAACCACCAGCGGCTGACCTCGGGCACCAGGTGCTGCGCCGGCCAGAGCGCGAGGATCAGCAGCGGCAGCGCGATGATCAGCGTCCAGAGCACCGACGGCCGGGCACGGCGCAGCAGGGGAAGCGCCAGCGGCAGGCACAGGTAGAAGAAGAACTCGCAGGACAGCGACCAGCTCACCGTGTTGACGCTGTAGAACCAGCCCAGCCGAGGGTCCCAGGCCTGCAGCAGCAGCAGGTTCTCCACGGCGACGGCCGGCAGGACGGGGTCGGCGAACCACCAGGCGGCCAGCAGCGCGGCGGCCCACAGCACCAGATGGTTCGGGTAGATCTTCGCGACCCGCCGCCGCCAGAAGGTCAGCCGCGAGTCGCCCGGGCGGGCCGACCAGACAAGCACGAAGCCGCTGAGGATGAAGAAGAACTGCACCCCGGACAGGCCGAGGGTGAACAGCGC
Proteins encoded in this window:
- a CDS encoding acyltransferase family protein; this translates as MTSTADAPAAPPAPARLPSLTGLRWIAALLVFGFHAGTMRIIAEPDYKAVIDALFTLGLSGVQFFFILSGFVLVWSARPGDSRLTFWRRRVAKIYPNHLVLWAAALLAAWWFADPVLPAVAVENLLLLQAWDPRLGWFYSVNTVSWSLSCEFFFYLCLPLALPLLRRARPSVLWTLIIALPLLILALWPAQHLVPEVSRWWFTQIFPPVRSLEFWLGAVAAELMLRGLWRGPRLTAATAIFVVTWVVAAQWVPAQWWTTLLAAAYLLVITAAADADVRGRRSPWRSRPLVWLGEVSFAFYLVHVLVMTSVLRLTGDWGTGFRGWRGPAVVLGFLLVNLVLAGLLHRFVETPMMRRLAPRRPRRPPVVPQQRAGDTDTTDAVAGGAAAPGAAAPGAAAQGAAAHGAEAGRAPADTAGGGTGQTDERSSYVDLR